From the genome of Lotus japonicus ecotype B-129 chromosome 6, LjGifu_v1.2, one region includes:
- the LOC130723023 gene encoding mediator of RNA polymerase II transcription subunit 16-like, with product MNQIAATTTREEDEEKEEEDPEEEFPKKKNEAVAVTGDQDSEKPPPPVEDDPMEQDTATPATIFSIRLKQPRSNLIHKMSVPEICRNFSAVSWCGKLNAIACASETCARIPSSTANPPFWIPIHIVIPERPTECAVFNVIADSPRDSVQFIEWSPTCCPRALLIANFHGRVTVWTQPSQGPANVVLDTSCWLREHEWRQDIAVVTKWLSGVSLYRWHSSKSSAPANAKSMFEEKFLSQQSQTSARWPNFLCVCSVFSSGSVQLHWSQWPPSQNATPRKWFCTSKGLLGCGPSGIMAGDAIITDSGAMHVAGVPIVNPSTIVVWEVMPGPGNGFQVTPKTSINNGVPPLISPSWSGFAPLAAYLFSWQDYLLSEEKQGRNQTDQNLGDSIPLHCSPVSNFSAYVSPEAAAQSAATTTWGSGVTAVAFDPTRGGSVIAVVIVEGQYMSPYDPDEGPSITGWRVQRWESSLQHVVLHPIFGNPTSSMGGQPPMQTVWQSKVDLSIPPTNDFKNHQAPAVGMNADGQKVSMSCFDKSKGVNFDPFDLPSDVRTLARVVYSAHGGEIAIAFLRGGVHIFSGPNFAPVDNYQINVGSAIAAPSFSSTSCCSASVWHDTSKDQTILKIIRVLPPAVPTSQVKANSSTWERAIAERFWWSLLVGVDWWDAVGCTQSAAEDGIVSLNSVIAVLDADFHSLPTAEHRQQYCPCLDRIKCRLLEGSNAQDVRAMVLDMQARLLLDMLGKGIESALINPSALVPDPWQVSGETLSSIDPEEVAVEPALVPFIQAYVDSVLDLASHFITRLRRYASFCRTLASHAVTAGTGSNRNMVASPTQNSATSATNQGGQNGTTSSSGSTQMQAWVHGAIAKISSTPDGVSNPTPTPPISGPSSFVPISINTGTFPGTPAVRLIGDCHFLHRLCQLLLFCFFFRRTQLPRYMSGSQRSADTNAQKSQPNASVPGKVEENAKPLSNMDGQTGRVGQLVSGSKGGEEPSPGRSRIGTGNAGQGYTFEEVKVLFLVLMDLCRRTSALQHPLPVSQVGSSNIQVRLHYIDGNYTVLPEVVEASLGPHMQNMPRPRGADAAGLLLRELELHPPAEEWHRRNLFGGSGTDTDEADSSSDAPKLVSLSPFDFSSSENSDIYYGANGLWPRKRRLSERDAAFGLNTSVGLGAYLGIMGSRRDVVTTLWKTGLEGVWYKCIRCLRQTSAFASPGSANLGSQNDRETWWISRWAYGCPMCGGTWARVV from the exons ATGAATCAAATTGCTGCTACTACTACAAGGGAGGAGGAcgaggagaaggaggaagaggacCCAGAAGAGGAGTTtccgaagaagaagaatgaagctGTGGCAGTGACTGGTGACCAAGACTCCGAGAAGCCGCCTCCACCGGTGGAGGACGATCCAATGGAGCAGGATACAGCCACCCCCGCCACCATTTTTTCCATCAGGCTTAAGCAACCGAGGTCCAATTTGATCCACAAGATGAGTGTTCCTGAAATTTGTCGCAACTTCAG TGCTGTTTCATGGTGTGGGAAACTGAATGCTATAGCTTGTGCTTCTGAAACATGTGCAAGAATCCCAAG CTCAACCGCAAATCCACCATTTTGGATTCCTATACATATTGTGATCCCGGAGAGGCCAACTGAATGTGCAGTATTCAATGTCATAGCAG ATTCTCCTCGTGATTCTGTCCAGTTTATTGAATGGTCCCCTACCTGCTGCCCCCGTGCATTATTGATAGCGAATTTCCATGGGAGGGTAACTGTTTGGACTCAACCATCTCAA GGTCCAGCTAATGTTGTGCTTGATACTAGCTGCTGGCTGCGTGAGCATGAGTGGCGGCAAGATATTGCAGTTGTTACGAAGTGGCTATCAGGGGTGTCTCTG TATAGGTGGCATTCATCTAAATCGAGTGCGCCTGCCAATGCGAAGTCAATGTTTGAGGAAAAGTTTCTTTCACAACAATCTCAAACTTCAG CTAGATGGCCCAATTTTCTATGTGTCTGTTCTGTATTCTCATCAGGCTCGGTTCAACTTCATTGGTCCCAGTGGCCTCCTTCTCAGAATGCAACACCACGCAAATGGTTTTGCACTAGTAAGGGACTATTGGGTTGTGGACCCAGTGGAATTATGGCTGGTGATGCTATCATTACAGATAGTGGTGCCATGCATGTCGCAGGTGTGCCAATTGTTAATCCATCTACCATTGTTGTATGGGAGGTCATGCCTGGGCCTGGAAATGGTTTCCAAGTAACTCCGAAGACAAGTATCAATAATGGTGTTCCACCTCTGATCTCACCCAGCTGGAGTGGCTTTGCACCTTTAGCCGCATATTTATTTAGCTGGCAAGATTATCTATTATCTGAAGAAAAGCAAGGGAGAAACCAGACAGACCAAAACCTTGGTGATTCTATACCACTTCACTGCTCACCAGTTTCCAATTTTTCAGCATATGTGAGTCCCGAAGCAGCAGCTCAATCTGCAGCAACCACGACCTGGGGTTCTGGTGTAACAGCAGTGGCCTTTGATCCAACTCGTGGTGGTTCTGTGATAGCTGTTGTGATAGTTGAGG GACAGTACATGTCCCCTTATGATCCAGATGAGGGCCCATCAATCACTGGGTGGAGAGTGCAACGCTGGGAATCATCTTTACAGCATGTTGTCCTCCATCCAATATTTGGAAACCCTACTTCCAGTATGGGTGGACAGCCTCCTATGCAAACTGTTTGGCAGTCCAAAGTGGACCTGAGTATTCCACCAACAAATGATTTCAAGAATCATCAAGCACCTGCAGTTGGAATGAATGCTGATGGGCAAAAGGTATCCATGTCTTGTTTTGATAAGTCAAAAGGGGTCAATTTTGATCCTTTTGATCTTCCAAGTGATGTTAGGACACTTGCCCGAGTTGTTTACTCAGCTCATGGTGGTGAAATTGCCATTGCTTTTCTTCGGGGTGGAGTCCACATCTTTTCTGGTCCAAATTTTGCACCTGTTGACAATTACCAGATCAACGTTGGGTCTGCAATTGCTGCTCCATCTTTTTCTTCAACAAGCTGTTGTTCTGCTTCTGTTTGGCATGACACAAGCAAGGATCAGACAATATTGAAAATAATCCGGGTTCTTCCTCCTGCTGTTCCAACTAGTCAAGTAAAAGCCAATTCATCAACCTGGGAACGTGCAATTGCTGAAAG GTTTTGGTGGAGCCTTTTGGTTGGAGTTGATTGGTGGGATGCTGTGGGCTGTACGCAGAGTGCTGCTGAGGATGGTATTG TTTCACTTAACAGCGTTATTGCAGTCTTAGATGCAGACTTCCATTCCCTTCCTACTGCTGAGCACAGACAACAGTATTGTCCT TGTCTGGACAGGATAAAGTGTAGGCTACTTGAAGGATCAAATGCTCAAGATGTGAGGGCAATGGTTCTGGATATGCAAGCCAGGTTGTTGTTGGATATGCTTGGGAAAGGAATTGAGTCTGCTTTGATAAATCCTTCAGCTTTAGTGCCTGATCCTTGGCAGGTATCTGGAGAGACATTATCAAGCATTGACCCTGAAGAAGTGGCTGTTGAACCTGCACTAGTTCCATTTATTCAG GCTTATGTTGATTCAGTTCTTGATCTGGCCTCACATTTTATCACACGGTTGCGGCGTTATGCAAGTTTCTGTCGTACATTGGCAAGTCATGCTGTGACCGCAGGGACTGGAAGCAACCGGAATATGGTTGCTAGTCCTACCCAAAATTCCGCAACTTCAGCAACAAATCAGG GAGGTCAAAATGGGACAACCAGTTCTAGTGGAAGCACACAAATGCAAGCTTGGGTACATGGGGCTATTGCCAAGATTAGCAGCACACCTGATGGAGTGTCCAACCCAACTCCTACCCCCCCTATCAGTGGTCCTTCGTCCTTTGTGCCCATAAGCATTAATACAGGAACATTTCCTGGAACACCTGCAGTTCGACTTATTGGGGACTGTCATTTCCTTCATAGATTATGCCAGCTTTTACTCTTCTGCTTTTTCTTTCGGAGAACACAACTTCCTCGCTATATGAGTGGCTCGCAGAGATCTGCTGATACGAATGCACAAAAGTCTCAACCTAATGCTTCTGTTCCTGGCAAGGTGGAGGAGAATGCAAAACCATTGTCAAATATGGATGGTCAAACAGGTCGAGTTGGTCAGCTTGTGTCTGGATCAAAAGGAGGAGAAGAACCATCACCTGGGCGTTCAAGAATTGGTACTGGAAATGCTGGCCAAGGATATACTTTTGAAGAG GTCAAGGTTCTTTTTCTAGTACTCATGGATCTCTGTCGGCGAACCTCTGCGCTGCAACATCCCTTGCCAGTTTCTCAAGTGGGGAGTAGCAACATTCAAGTGCGCCTGCATTATATTGATGGGAACTATACTGTACTGCCAGAGGTTGTGGAAGCATCTCTTGGCCCACATATGCAG AACATGCCTCGCCCTAGAGGTGCAGATGCTGCTGGTCTTCTACTACGTGAGTTAGAACTCCACCCTCCAGCAGAAGAATGGCATAGACGCAATTTGTTTGGTGGATCTGGGACTGATACAGATGAAGCGGATTCTTCAAGTGATGCACCAAAACTTGTTAGTTTAAGTCCATTTGATTTCAGCTCATCGGAAAATTCGGATATCTACTATGGAGCCAATGGCTTATGGCCAAGGAAGCGCAGGTTGTCTGAACGAGATGCGGCTTTTGGGTTGAACACTTCTGTGGGCCTGGGAGCTTATCTCGGTATAATGGGATCTCGAAGAGATGTTGTTACTACATTGTGGAAGACTGGCCTCGAAGGAGTCTGGTACAAG tgcataagatgtctgcggCAGACTTCTGCTTTCGCTTCACCAGGTTCCGCTAACCTTGGTAGTCAAAATGACCGTGAGACTTGGTGGATCAGCCGTTGGGCTTATGGCTGTCCAATGTGTGGTGGAACATGGGCTCGGGTTGTGTAG
- the LOC130726461 gene encoding uncharacterized protein LOC130726461 isoform X1 produces MKLSNVNGSTLFLALYTDVINSKELLESMQAGTLEPEVALLNASLVQFLIFVFYVMSNTMYKRIISSHSACLHEKIPDIFPVLAAAHKTLVAKSRDSLTTRTLHSELVYNYSGSKHITESLKRCGISESTTYILAARFDANPDEIKGIEKLINGREIDLEELEGRANQSQIQKHYKISAPELGVSSLADAIACRIAARDAL; encoded by the exons ATGAAGTTGTCCAACGTAAACGGATCCACTCTATTTCTTGCACTTTACACTGACGTAATCAATTCCAA GGAACTCTTGGAAAGTATGCAAGCTGGGACATTGGAGCCAGAAGTTGCACTACTCAACGCTTCACTTGTACAATttcttatatttgtgttttatgTCATGTCCAACACCATGTACAAGAGGATTATATCATCTCATTCTGCTTGCTTACACGAGAAG ATTCCAGATATTTTCCCGGTTCTAGCCGCTGCGCACAAGACACTTGTAGCCAAGTCACGGGACTCTTTGACCACACGCACTCTTCATTCAGAACTCGTTTACAACTACTCAGGGTCCAAGCAT ATTACTGAATCGTTGAAAAGATGTGGCATCTCTGAGAGCACAACTTATATCCTTGCTGCTCGATTTGATGCTAATCCTGATGAG ATAAAAGGCATAGAGAAGCTCATCAATGGCAGAGAGATTGACCTGGAGGAGTTGGAAGGGAGAGCAAACCAATCCCAGATACAAAAG CATTACAAGATATCTGCACCAGAGCTTGGAGTATCATCGCTTGCAGATGCAATAGCTTGCCGAATTGCTGCTCGTGATGCCCTGTGA
- the LOC130726461 gene encoding uncharacterized protein LOC130726461 isoform X2 — protein MKLSNVNGSTLFLALYTDVINSKELLESMQAGTLEPEVALLNASLIPDIFPVLAAAHKTLVAKSRDSLTTRTLHSELVYNYSGSKHITESLKRCGISESTTYILAARFDANPDEIKGIEKLINGREIDLEELEGRANQSQIQKHYKISAPELGVSSLADAIACRIAARDAL, from the exons ATGAAGTTGTCCAACGTAAACGGATCCACTCTATTTCTTGCACTTTACACTGACGTAATCAATTCCAA GGAACTCTTGGAAAGTATGCAAGCTGGGACATTGGAGCCAGAAGTTGCACTACTCAACGCTTCACTT ATTCCAGATATTTTCCCGGTTCTAGCCGCTGCGCACAAGACACTTGTAGCCAAGTCACGGGACTCTTTGACCACACGCACTCTTCATTCAGAACTCGTTTACAACTACTCAGGGTCCAAGCAT ATTACTGAATCGTTGAAAAGATGTGGCATCTCTGAGAGCACAACTTATATCCTTGCTGCTCGATTTGATGCTAATCCTGATGAG ATAAAAGGCATAGAGAAGCTCATCAATGGCAGAGAGATTGACCTGGAGGAGTTGGAAGGGAGAGCAAACCAATCCCAGATACAAAAG CATTACAAGATATCTGCACCAGAGCTTGGAGTATCATCGCTTGCAGATGCAATAGCTTGCCGAATTGCTGCTCGTGATGCCCTGTGA